The Streptomyces sp. NBC_00659 genomic interval CGGAACCGCTCGACCGTCTCGGGGTCGAAGGCGACCTGCGCCTTGGCGTCGCGTGCCGTGAGGTCGATGTTCTGCGGAAGCCGGTCACAGAACACGGTGAGGGCGTCGTCGCGGTCGGAGACGTACGTCGTGTGGCCGTCGCCCTTGTCGGCGAGGCGTTCCATGAGGGCGTCGCCGTAGTCGCTGCCGACACCCACGCCGAAGAGCGTGATGCCGTGTTCGCGGCGGGCCGAGGAGATCCGTTCGAGGATGTCGTCCGCGTCCGTGTCGCCGGTGTTGGCGAGGGCGTCGGAGATCAGGACGACCCGGTTGGTGGCCCCCTCGCGCAGCCCGTCGACGGCCGTCGCGTACCCGGTCCGCACGCCCGCGCCGAGATTGGTCGAGTCGGTCGGCTCCAGACTGCCGATCGCCCGGTGGACGCGGGCGCGGTGGCCGCCGAGCCGGGTCATCGGCAGCACGGTCTCGGCTTCGTCGCTGAAGGTGACCAGGGCGACCGAGTCGTCGTCGCGCAGCCGGTCCGTCATCACGTCGAGGGATTCCCTGGCCAGGTCGAGGCGGCCCGGCTCCGCCATGGAACCCGAGATGTCGATGACGAAGGTGAGGGCGGCGGGCGGGCGTTCGCGCTCGCTGTCGGCGGGCCTGGTGGCGAGCCCGACCCGGACGAGGGACCAGCGTCCGTCGTCGGTGCGGGCTCCGTCGACGGACAACGAGAAGCCGTTGCCGTCGGGCCGTTCGTAGTCCTGGCGGAAGCTGTTGACGAACTCCTCGGGGCGGACCGTCGAGGGGTCGGGGGCGCGGCCGTCCGCAAGAGTGCGGCGGGCGTAGCCGTACGACGCGGTGTCGACGTCGAGGGCGAACGTGGAGAGGTAGTCGGGCGACGGCTGGACGTCCGGGGCGTCCGACTGCTCGCCCTCGGCGTCGCGCTCGGCCGCGCCGCCGGTCGGCTGCGCGGGGCCCGGCAGCGGGAGGTTGTTGCGGCCGCCGGACTTGTCCGAGCCGTCCGAGGAGTTGCTGCCGTCGCCCGCGCCGCATCCGGTGAGCAGCAGTGCGCCCGCCAGGGGCAGGGCGAGCAGGGTGCCGGCCAGCCTTCGACGGCTCGCTCTCCGTGCGCCGTTGTGCGGGCGGCCCGCGGCGGCCGCCGTCCGTGTGTACTTCATCCCCATCTGTGCCCCCTCGGCGTACGGCCCCTGTGTGGGCCGACCTGTGTGACTGTGACGGCCGAGGGGGCCGGGACGAGCGCTCGGATGCGTTGCGGAAGGATCTCGAAGCGGCCACGACGGCGGGCCGCCGAGACCGGTAGGTGATCTTCCGGAGACCTACGACACGATGTCCTTGCGCCGGAAGCC includes:
- a CDS encoding YfbK domain-containing protein — translated: MGMKYTRTAAAAGRPHNGARRASRRRLAGTLLALPLAGALLLTGCGAGDGSNSSDGSDKSGGRNNLPLPGPAQPTGGAAERDAEGEQSDAPDVQPSPDYLSTFALDVDTASYGYARRTLADGRAPDPSTVRPEEFVNSFRQDYERPDGNGFSLSVDGARTDDGRWSLVRVGLATRPADSERERPPAALTFVIDISGSMAEPGRLDLARESLDVMTDRLRDDDSVALVTFSDEAETVLPMTRLGGHRARVHRAIGSLEPTDSTNLGAGVRTGYATAVDGLREGATNRVVLISDALANTGDTDADDILERISSARREHGITLFGVGVGSDYGDALMERLADKGDGHTTYVSDRDDALTVFCDRLPQNIDLTARDAKAQVAFDPETVERFRLIGYDDRKVADEDFRDDRVDGGEVGPGHTVTALYAVRTRPGASGHLATATVRWLDPGSRAPHEESGSLETGGLREGVWTSPYSFQVTAVAAYFADDLRSGDARWSSLPGVPSLGELASRARSLANVTEDKDVAALATAIGQADELDICAGDCAR